In Ornithinibacter aureus, the genomic stretch GGTCAGGGCGTTGACCGCGCGCAGGTTGCGCGTCGTGAAGTCGCCGGGAAGACCCTCGAGGGCGAGCGTCGCGCTCTCGTCGGCCACGGCATCCGCTGTGGCGTAGCGGCCGGGGGCGGTCATGGCGACGTAGTCGACCCCGGTGCGCAGTTCGGCGTCGGTGAACCCGTCGCGCGCACCGTCGAGGATGCCGAGCAGGATCTCGACCGACTCGCCCGTGACCTCCGAGCGCACCGATCCCGACGTCACGAACGTGCCGCCGGCCACCCGTGGTCTGAAGGTCGAGCGGATGCCGTAGGTGTACCCCTTCTCCTCGCGCAGGACCGCGTCGATCCGGGCGCTCGGCGATCCACCGAGGATGAACGACAACACGGGGTGCGGGGCCCACCCGTGGGAGGTGGAGCGGTCGGGGCCGGGGCGACCGACGACGATCTCGGTCTGCACCGAGCCAGGACGATCCACGACGACGACGCGGGCGGCATCCGCCGCGGGAACCGGGGGCACCGGCCGTGGCGCTGGCTGGTGGCGCGGCGCCGACCACGTGCCGAGGGTCGCCTCGAGCACCGCCAGAGCGTCGACGTCGGTGAGGTCGCCGGCGAGCACCACGGTGGCCCCGGCCGGCCCGACGTGGGTGGCGTGGAACTCGATGAGGTCGTCGCGGGTGAGCGCACCGATCGACTCCGGGGTGCCACCCGTGGGGAGGCTCGCCCGGTCGGTCGGGTCCCACAGGGTGCGGGCGAACTCCTTGCCGGCGCGGTGCGCCGAGGAGGCCCGCTCCTGCTCGATCTCGGCGAGCCGGTTGCGCAGGATGCGGCGCACCTCGTCCTCGGGGAAGGCCGGTGCGGCCAGGGCCTGGGTGAGCAGGCCGGCGGCGGTGGCGAGGTGGCGCTGCGAGACGTCGACGTCGACGAGCAGGCCGCCGTCGGAGACCCCGGCACCGAGCACCATGCCGTGGCGCTCCATGAGCTCGGCGAACTCGTCGGACGTCAGGGACGCCGTGCCCTCGTCGAGCAGGCGCGCAGTCATCGAGGCGATGCCCTGCTTGCCGGCGGGCTCGGCGGACACCGCCAACGGAACGACGACCCGCAACGAGAGCACGTACTGACCGGGCAGGTCGTGCAGGAGCACCCGCACCCCGTTGGTGAGCACGTGTTCGGTCGGAACGGGGAAGGCCCACGGTTGGGGCGGGGTCACCTGCGGTCGGGCGGTGCTCACGCGACCTCCTCCTCGTTCGCACCGGCATCCGAGTCGCCGGCAGAGTCTTCGGCATCGTCGCCGACAGCGTCATCGTCAGCCGGGGCTGACAGGTAGGCGACGACGGCGCGGCTCTGCGGCTGCAGCCAGCGGCGCGCCGCGGCGAGCACCTGCTCGGCGGTCACCTCCTGTAGCCGGTCGAGGTGGGTGTTGACGACCTCGGGGTCGTCGTGGAGCAGCAGGTGGTGGCTGATGGCGTCGGCCCGCTCCTCCTGGCTGGCCAGCGCCGACAGCCACGACCGCTCGGACTGCGCCAGGGACGCCTCGAGCTCGACGGCCGTCGGCCCGCTGGCGAGGAATGCGGTCAGCTCCTCGACGAAGGCGGCTTCGACGGCATCCGGGTCCTGCCCGGGCGCGACGTCGAGCACGACGAACCCGAGGGACGCGCCGTCGACGAACCCCCACGCGGTGGCGTGGGCGCCCAGGGCGATCTGCTCGCGCCGCACGAGACGACGAACGAGCCGCGACGTGCTGAGCCCGCCGATGGCGTCGAGCGCCACGGCCGCCGCGAGGAACTCTTCGGTCTCGTCGACGGGCAGGCGGAACGCGATGTGCAGCCGGTCGTTGGGCACGCTCTCGCGCCGCTCGACCCGCACCGGCTGGGCCAGCGGCCCGAGCTGCGGGTGGTTCTCCCGGCGCGGCTCCGCGCTGGCCGGCAACGGCCCGAAGTGGCGCTCGACGAGCTCGAACCCCTGCTCGGGCGTGATGTCACCGCACAGCGTGAGCACCGTGTTGTCCGGCCCGTAGTGCGCCCGGAAGAACGCGTGCACGTCGGCCAGGCTCGCGGCGTCGAGGTCCTCCATCGACCCGATGGTCGGGTGGTGGTAGGGGTGGCCCTCGGGGAAGGTCGCGGCGTAGACGTCGATCAGGGCGTTGCCGTAGGGCTGGTTGTCATAGCGCTGGCGCTTCTCCTCCTTGACCACGTCGCGCTGGTTGTCCAGGTTCTCCTGGGTCACGGCGTCAAGCAGGTGCCCGTGCCGGTCGGCCTCCAGCCACAGGGCCAGTTCGACGGCCCCCTTCGGCACGGTCTCGAAGTAGTTCGTGCGGTCGAACCAGGTCGTCGCGTTCAACCGGCCGCCCTGGGCCATGAGCGCCTCGAAGTGCTCACCGCTCGGCACGTTCTTCGATCCCTGGAACATCAGGTGCTCGAAGAGGTGGGCGAAGCCGGTGCGACCGGGCGACTCGTGGCGCGACCCCACCCC encodes the following:
- a CDS encoding M16 family metallopeptidase, translating into MSTARPQVTPPQPWAFPVPTEHVLTNGVRVLLHDLPGQYVLSLRVVVPLAVSAEPAGKQGIASMTARLLDEGTASLTSDEFAELMERHGMVLGAGVSDGGLLVDVDVSQRHLATAAGLLTQALAAPAFPEDEVRRILRNRLAEIEQERASSAHRAGKEFARTLWDPTDRASLPTGGTPESIGALTRDDLIEFHATHVGPAGATVVLAGDLTDVDALAVLEATLGTWSAPRHQPAPRPVPPVPAADAARVVVVDRPGSVQTEIVVGRPGPDRSTSHGWAPHPVLSFILGGSPSARIDAVLREEKGYTYGIRSTFRPRVAGGTFVTSGSVRSEVTGESVEILLGILDGARDGFTDAELRTGVDYVAMTAPGRYATADAVADESATLALEGLPGDFTTRNLRAVNALTLDDLDAAYGRVVTGEWTVVLVGDAAQIVPQLDGRVTGAVTTVDL
- a CDS encoding M16 family metallopeptidase; the encoded protein is MPLDYPIHRRTLPNGLRVVVSPDHTVPNVTVNLWVGVGSRHESPGRTGFAHLFEHLMFQGSKNVPSGEHFEALMAQGGRLNATTWFDRTNYFETVPKGAVELALWLEADRHGHLLDAVTQENLDNQRDVVKEEKRQRYDNQPYGNALIDVYAATFPEGHPYHHPTIGSMEDLDAASLADVHAFFRAHYGPDNTVLTLCGDITPEQGFELVERHFGPLPASAEPRRENHPQLGPLAQPVRVERRESVPNDRLHIAFRLPVDETEEFLAAAVALDAIGGLSTSRLVRRLVRREQIALGAHATAWGFVDGASLGFVVLDVAPGQDPDAVEAAFVEELTAFLASGPTAVELEASLAQSERSWLSALASQEERADAISHHLLLHDDPEVVNTHLDRLQEVTAEQVLAAARRWLQPQSRAVVAYLSAPADDDAVGDDAEDSAGDSDAGANEEEVA